The Deltaproteobacteria bacterium region GCACCGAGTCGAGGGCGCTGCCCCCGCCGTGGTCGGTGGCCCGGACGGTGATCGTGACCGGCGCGATGCTGTCGAGGCCGGCGAGGGGGAGCTCACAGCCCCAGATCTGCCCCCGCTGGGTGAAGGCGGCGTCGACGGTCGGCAGCTCATTCGCCTGGCAGGTCACCGAGGCGATCTCGAAGCCCGCGGGGGTGACCTCGGCGCTCACCGGGATCCGGTCCGTGAAGCCCTCTCCCGCCAGGGGGGAGACGATCTTCACCCGGAGCCCCGGGTCCACGCAGCTGCCGGCCTCGCAGACCTGGCCGCCGCTGCAGGGAGGGTTGCAGTCCTGACCGCCGTCCCCCGCCGGCAGGGTGGAGACGCAGAGCTCGAGGGTGACGTCGCAGGAGTAGGCCTCGCCGTAGTGGGTCGCCAGGTCGCTGCAGTCGGCGTCCTCCCGGCAGCTCACCCGCAGCTCGTCGGCGGTGGGGGACGAGGGGCAGCCCGCCACCAGGGCGAGGGCCAGGACCGGGACCGGGATGAAGCGCAACGACCGCATGACCAACCTCTCCTCGCAGGACGACGGGCGCGCCGGGCCTGGGTGAATCCCCTCCGGATCACCCTGGGGGGCGTCGCCTGGATCGAGGCTAGTGCCCCGGAAGCGCGGTCGTCAAACCTTGCCCCCGACGAACTCCTCGGGGCTGCGGTTGTAGAAGCGCACCGCGCGGGGATCGATCCCCAGGACCGCCTCGGCGCCCTCCCGGGGCACCACCGCGAACTCGACGGCGTGGGGGAGGGGGTGCTCGATGATGGCCAGCTCTCCGGCCTCGATCTTCGCGCGCAGCTCGGCATCGACGAGGATCCGCTTCACCTTGCCCTTGCGGCTCTGGAAGAAGAAGGCGTCGGTGCCGGAGGTCTCCAGGCCCAGGGCGCCCGCCACCCGGCGGACGTCCTCGGCCAGCTGGCGCTCCCGCTGGGCCCGCTTGCGGTTCTCGGCCTTCTCCCGCTGCAGCTCGGCCTGCCGGGCGCGCTCGGCCTTCTTGGCCTCGGCGGCGGCGAGCTCCTCCGGGGTCAGCTGGAGGCTCTCGACGGCCTCGCCCCCCTCCGGCCGCCCCCGCCGGCCCTTGCCCCGGCGGTCGGGCCGGCCTCCCCCCTTGCGGGCGGCCTGGCGGCGAGCCTCCTTGGCGGCGGCCTCCTCGGCCTTCTTGGCGTCCTCCTCGCTGACCAGGCCAGCCTGGAGGAGCTGATCTCGG contains the following coding sequences:
- a CDS encoding DUF2058 family protein; the protein is MGLGNLRDQLLQAGLVSEEDAKKAEEAAAKEARRQAARKGGGRPDRRGKGRRGRPEGGEAVESLQLTPEELAAAEAKKAERARQAELQREKAENRKRAQRERQLAEDVRRVAGALGLETSGTDAFFFQSRKGKVKRILVDAELRAKIEAGELAIIEHPLPHAVEFAVVPREGAEAVLGIDPRAVRFYNRSPEEFVGGKV